GGCATCCCTCTATCCGAGGCCTCTTTATTGTCTGAGGGCTTGAAGCGGAACGCGCTGTTGGGTACGGTGAGGACACCTTTGCGGCTTTCGAGTATCAGCGATACGTTCGCCGTCATGCCGGGCAGAAGCTTGCCGTCTGGGTTTGAGAGCTTGACAACGACCGTGTAGGTGACGACGTTGTCGTTAGTCTCAGGCGAGAGGCGCACCTGCGTCACTTTGCCCGCGAATTTTTCGTTAGGGTAGGTGTCGACGTTGAAGGTAGCTTCCTGTCCTTCGCGGACGCCGCCTATGTCGGCTTCGTCGACATTGACTTCGACCTGCATCTGCGTCAGGTCGCGCGCTATCTCGGCGATGGAGGGCGTCTGGTAGCTTGCCGCCACGGTCTGTCCCTCTTCGACGTTCTTAGCTACGACGACGCCGTCGACGGGCGAATATATTTTCGTATAATTAAGGTTTATGCGAGACTTCCGCAGTGCGGCGGCCGATTGGGAGACCTTTGCCTCAGCCGCCGTCAGGCTTGCCTTGGCCTTGAGCCACGCGCTCGTGTCGGCGTCGACGTCGCTCTTGGCTATCAAGTCGCGCCTTGCGAGTTCCTGAGTGCGCACGAGGTTTTTCGCCGCGACGTCGAGCTCCGCCTTCACATTCGCTACGTCGGCGCGCGCCGACGCAAGCGCCGCTTCATACTGCGCGACCTCCGCCGCCTGCGTGTCGGAATCCATCAGCGCTATCAGCTGTCCCTGCTTAACACGGCTGTTGTAATCGAAGTATAATTCCTTGATGGTGCCGGATATCTGGGTGCCGACGTCGACGGTCTCGACCGGGTTGAGCGTCCCCGTCGCCTGTATCGTAGACAAAATGTCTCCGCGCGTTACCGGAGAGGTTTTATACTGTATCTCCGTTTTGCCTGACGATATGTAATAGTAGCCGCCCGCCGCGGCGGCAATAACGAAAAGCGCCGCCGTGAGCTTCAGCGCTCTGTTTTTTTTCGTCTTACCGTTCCCCATAATTCAATCCTCCAATTGCTTTTTCAAGATCAAGCCGCGCGGCTTTGCAGTCATACAGCGCGAGCACTCTCTTTGCCGACGCCGACGCATAGCTGTCGACCGCGTCGGATATTTCCAGGTTGTCTCCTACGCCGGCCGCGTAGCGGCCTTCGGCGAGGTCGAGAGTCGCCTTGGCCGAGCGCTCGGCTTCCGTCGATGAGGCCAGCGATTCTTTTGCTTCGCGCAGAGCTTCCCAGGCCTCGCGCACCTCGAGCGCGACGCTGTTCGAAAGGCTCCTAAGCTCGGCCTGAGCCGTTCTAAGCTCCGCCTCCGCCTGTTCTATATTGCTCTTCGTAAGGCCTCCGTCGGTGATGGGCACGGAGAGGGATATCTTCGTGCTCCATTCGCCGTCTTCGAAGGGAGAGGAAGCGCCCAGGCCGTAGCCGGCCGACGCCGAGAGCGACGGGGAAAGGCCCTTCATCTGCACTGTGAGGTTCGTCTTGGCGTATTCGACGCGCTTTTGCTTCGCGGCGAGCTCGGGGCGCCCCTGCTGAGCCCTTTTCGCCGCCTCTTCGAGCGACATGTCCCACTCCTGGTAGTCGAGAAGGTCTTCGACGGCGCCTATTTCGCGCATCGGCTCGCCCATCGCGTTCGCAAGCTCGGCGCGGAACTTGGCCATCGAGGCCTGCGTCTGCACGACGGCGAGCTTCGACGACGCGAGATCCGCCTCGGCCTTCGTCACTTCGATCTTGGCCTTTGTGCCGACTTCATAATACGAGCGCGCCCATTTCAAGCGCTTCTCAAAGTTGTCACAGCGCGTCTGTGCGACCTGGTTTTCGCGCGTCGCGCGGTTCAATCCGTAATAAGCCAGACAGACGTTCCGCACTACCGTATCGCGCTGGGCCAGCAGATCGGCTTCAGCCGCCTCCGTCGAGAGCTTGGCGCCCGCGACCCTCGCCTCACGCCGCCCCCAGTCGCTTATCGACTGTTCGGCGCTGACGTTGGTGGAGTAAGAGCCGTCGTTGTTTTCGTTCGTCAACCCCGTGCCGCGTCTCGTGTAGCTTGTGCCGGCCGATAGCTGAAGCCGCCCCGTAGACGCGGCCTTTCCTATGGCGGCGCGCTGCGCCGCGATCTTTTCGCCGTATGCCGTGAGATCGGGATTTTTGCTCATGGCTTCCGCCAGGCATTCGCTGAGCATCAGAGTCTCGGCCCAGGCTGCGCCGGCAAAGAGAGCCGCTATCGCGAAAGCCGCCGGCCACTTAAAAATTTTGATTTTCATGGAGCACTCCCCTTTATTCGATATCCTTGCGCGGTACTTTCAGCGTGAAGCGGCTTCCTTCGCCGGCTTTGCTTTTTACCGATATAGTCCCGCCGTGCGCGTCGATTATCGCCTTCACTATCGCGAGCCCTATCCCGAGACCGCCGCTCGCTCTCGCGCGGGACACGTCGGTTCTGTAAAATCTTTCGAATATATACGGCAGGTCCTTATCTGAAATCCCGATGCCGCTGTCTTGCACCTCGACCGTGAAATCTCCGCCCTCCTTCTTCATCGTGACGGAGACCTCGCCGCCCGCGTCGGTATAGCGCAGCGCGTTTGATAGAAGATTCTCTATCGCCTGGCGGATCTTTCCGGCGTCGACGACCGCGGCTACGTCGACCTCTACCTCGCGCTTCAGCGTCACTCCCTTGTTTTTGTAAAGAGGGTCGAAGACGAGCGCGGCCTTTTCTATGATCTGAGAGACGTCGACCTTTTCGAGCGCGAGAGCATGTCCGGCGCTTTCTATGCTCGTCAGCCTTTCGACCTCCTTGATAAGCTGTGAAAGGCGGTCGACTTCGCTGACGGTAAGGCGTATCCTCTCCGGAGTCGGCTGCCATACGCCGTCCTCTATCGCTTCGAGGTGAGATTTTATTATCGTCACCGGGTTGCGCAGCTCGTGGGCCACGTCGCTCAGCAGCCTGCGGCGAAGTTTTTCCTGCGCTTCGAGCGTGCTGCCGAGGCGGTCGACGCTATCGATGAGGATCGATAATTCCGTTATGTCGGATTCCATCTTGTCTTCTATCTGATAGTTTCCGCGGCTGATCTGTTGTGCGCGCTTCGCCGCGTTGAGCACCGGGCGGCTTATCCTGAAAGCCATGAAGAAGGCTATCGCGCCGGCCGTCACGAGCATGAAGGCCACCGCGTAGTACATGATGCGGTTGAACTTTCTGAGGAAGGCTCCCTCGGGGCTGAAATTGAATGGGACGCATAAGAAGCGCAGCCCGCCGACGCGGCGGCCGTCGATCAGTATGTCGCGGTTGCTGACGATCAGCTCTTCTTTTAGAATCTCCGGTTCATTCTCTTTGCTTTTGCCGCGTCTCTTTTCGCGCTTCGACATCCTGCTGTAGGTGCGCACCTCGCCGCCGTCTTCGTCGGTAAGCTGCACAGTGACCATCGGCCAGCGCAGGAAATCCGCGTCCATCGGCAGAAGCGCGCAGATGTCCCATGAGCCGCTCTGAACATACAGCGCCGCGAATAGCTCCGCGATCTCAGATTCGTTTTCGCGCAGCCTTTCGGACGCGAAATTTCTGAACTGCATGTCGAGCAGCTCGGAAATAGCCGTCGGTATAATCAGCATACAGACGATGACGATCACCATATACTGGAATATCAGCTGCGTCCGCAGCGAGCGCTTCACGCTCATTTCGAGACGTCCGAAATTTTATATCCGAAGCCGTGCACCGTGCGGATGTATCCGTTGTCGTGCTCCGCGTCGCAGAGCTTCTTTCTGATATTTTTTATATAGCTGTCTATCGATCTCTCGAAGCCCTCGTACTCGTAGCCGAGCGCGTAGGTGATGAGGTCGTCGCGGCTCCACGTTTTTTCAGGGCGCGAAGCCATCTTCGAGAGAATCATGAATTCATTGCGCGTCAGCGATATTTCCTCGCCGTTCTTCTTAACGGTGAAATTCTGCGGGTCGATCACGAGAGAGCTGCCGACCTTGATGAGACCGGTCGACGCGCCCTCCTCGCCGCCCCTCCTTAGATTCGCTCGGATGCGTGCCATCAGGATCCTCGGCGAGAAGGGCTTTACGATATAATCGTCGGCGCCGGCGTCGAGCCCCGCGACGATGTCGTCCTCGCCGCTCTTTGCAGTCACCATGATTATCGGCGCGTTCGATTTGCGGCGAATCTCCGTGCAGACGTCGGCGCCGGCCATGCCCGGCAGCATCAGGTCGAGCAGCACAAGGTCGAAATTGCCCGAATTGAACATCGCGAGCCCCGTCACGCCGTCCCCCGCAATCTCGGCGCTGTGCCCGTCGCGCTCGATATACGCCTTCTCGACCTCGGCTATCGCGCGTTCATCCTCTATTATCAAAATATTCATCTCCAACCGCCGCTTTCCTCATTAATTTCGTCAATTATATTCCAAATGCGCGAAGCGCTCTCATTATCCAGGCCGAAAACTGCAGCGATGTTTTCGGCCTCCTGTTGGGTTTATGGAAGAAGCGGCGCCAAAGGAGCGTAAGCCGTATCTTCTTCGCACCGTCAAAGCTGCCCGATGCGTTACGTAAAGGATATCAGGCGGCTGTGAATATTCTATGAACTAAATATGTGAATTTTATGACGGGATGATAAAATTTTCACTATAAGGCGACGGGACGAAATTTCGAAGCGCCTCCGGCGAAGGGGAGTGCAATTTTCGTGTTTTTCTTGACACTCAGAGCGTTGATTGCTATACTTCTCCCTGTTGTACGGCGGCATAGCCAAGTGGTAAGGCAAGGGACTGCAAATCCCCCATCCCCAGTTCGAGTCTGGGTGCCGCCTCCACAGTTAAATTTCGTTAAACTGAAACCCCGCCGTATGTCACAGAGGGGGTTTTTTGATTCTCTTCGCGCGCCCGACGTAGCATCAGCGGCTTAAATGCCGGGAGTTGCGTCTCTCGGCTGTTCGGTGACGACGACGTTTCCTCGCCTGCCCCAAATCGGCCGTTACCCTTCGCTATCCTTATACCCCTTGCGTAGACGTGAAGAATAACTTATCCGCACTTGAACGATTCCGCACGTTTCCGTTATACTTTTTCCTGTATTTTTATTGAGATAAGGGGGAATGCGTTTGAATCTATTCAAAGAGAACAACTCTCTCAAGATATTTATCAGACGTCACCGCGCGGACGGCGCGGCGCAGATCGAAAAATGTGAACTTTGCAGGCTTGGACCGAAGGATATTGAAGATACGGCAACTCTTCACAACAAAGTCGCGAACGGGCTTTCGCATGAAATATTCGTACCAAGTCCATATGAGGAAATAGAGCGCTTCCTCGGAGGCGAAGGTCTGGCCGTCGGCATACGCAGCGGGGACAAACTTGTAGCGGCGCGGACGGTGAAGATGAGCTGCGCGTGGGCGAACGAGGCCGCCGAGGAATACGAGATGGATTTCGGCGCCGACGAGTTTCCGGCCGTCACCGGCTTCTGCGTCGTCGACTGGGCGTATCGCGGCAACAACGTACAGTATCTGACGCAGTACCTTGTCGAGGACATTGTTTCGAGAGAACACACTTCGCTCGTGACGACCGTCTCGCCGAAGAACATTTTCAGCTTGAACAACATCCTTGTCTGTAATTTCAGAATCATCGGGCTTAAAGCGGTCTACGGCGGCTATCTGCGCTACGTACTTAAAAAAGATTTCAGGCCGTCGCTGCTGCCTATCTGGACGCACGGGCACAGGCAGATTAACATCAGGGACAAGGCGGCGCAGATAGAAGCGATAGCGGAGGGATACGCCGGTTATAAACTCGTACGCAAACACACGAGCGGCTTTCATATACTATATGCGAAGGTGGCGGCGGAAGCATAAAAGTTTTGCCCGTTTTGACCGGAGGCATCCAAAAAATCTTTCTGCGGCGTGGATTCTGACGCGATATAATTCTCTGAGAGAAAAAACATTTACAAAGCGTTAAAAACTGCCCGATTATCATTTTTGTCGCAGCGCGAAATAAAAATTTTTAAATCAGGGGTTGACAAACTCAAAGAGCTGCTGTATCCTCTCGCACAAGTTGAATATCAAAACCGATGAGGCGGAGATAAAGTTTCCGGATGCGCCTTACAGAGAGCGGGGTTGCTGAGAAACCGCGGGAGATGCTGGGAGACAAATGGACCGCCGAGGGTGCGCGGAAAAGGGGTATCCTGAGTATGGCGCAACGCAGGCGCAGCGTGAAAGGCGCGGGAGCGTGATAGCGCTCTTCGAGCGGGCCGTTTGTGCGGCCAATGAGGGTGGCACCGCAGATAAGTGAAAATCTGTCCTTCGATATGAGCGATTCATATCGAAGGACAGTTTTTTATAGACAGAAGCCAGAACAGACAAGATCAGAAAGGACAGATGAGAATGAACGGCAAAGAAATTAAGGCGGCAAATGAGAGAACGGTGGCGGCAGAGAAAAAGGCGGCGGGGGCGGGGCTTTCGGTATCGCAGATTATGCTCGTCGCGCTGCTGCTTGCGTCGGGCGCGGTGATGAAGTTTTTCATCGGATCGATATTTTCGGCGGGCATGAAGCCGAACTTCATCATCGCGATGTACTGCCTGGCGATACTTCTCGTAAAACCGAAGCTTAAGGATGCGCTCATCATTGGGCTGCTCGCAGGAGCGGTCTGCCAGTTTTTTCCTGGCACTCCTTACCTTAACTTCCCGAGCGAGGCGGCGGGAGCGGCAGTGATGGCGCTTTTCGTGATGGCCGGGCGCCGCGCCGGCGGGGCTCTGATGCCCGCGCTGTCGACGTTCGTTTCGACGGTGGTGAGCGGCGGCGTTTTCATGATTCTACTTTACGCACTTTTCTTCTCAGGCGGAAGCAGAGTTCCGGCCCCTCTTGCGCTATTTCTCGGAATAATCTTCGGCACTGCCGCAGTCAACGCTCTCATCGTGCAGCTCCTCTACCTGCCGGTAGCGGCGGCGATGCGCATCCGTGCCGACGTAAAGAAGGAGCACTGACGATGATTCGCATCGAGAATCTTTCGTTCATCTATGAGGGCAGTGAGAAAAAAGCTCTCAGCTCCCTTTCGCTGCACATTCCGAAGGGCTCTTTTGCCGGCGTGACCGGCGCAAGCTGTTCAGGCAAGAGCACGCTTCTGCGAGCGGTTGCGGGAATAGTGCCTCACTTCATGCGCGGGAGGTTCTTCGGCGCGGTGAAGGTTAACGGCGTCGACACACTTGACACCTCGCCGCAGAAGCTTGCTGCGACAGTCGGTTTCCTCGGCGAGGATATCGAAAGTCAGATGATCTGCGAAACGGTCGAAGAAGAAATTCTTTTCGGGCTTGAGAACTTCGCCGTTCCGCACGGCGAGATAGAAGGGCGCATCGAAAGGGTTATGGAAATGTTTTCGCTCGCGCCGCTGAGGAAAAGAAAAATATCGTCACTCTCCGGCGGTCAGAGACAAAAAACTGCCCTTGCCGCCGTGATAGCGCTTTCGCCGCAGCTGCTCATACTTGACAATCCTTCGGCGGAGTTGGATCCGGTGGCTACCGAGAGCCTTTACGAAGCGCTTTCAGCTCTCAATTCGCGCGGCGTGACGATAGTGACGGCTGAACAGAAGCCGGGAATCCTCTGCCGCTTCGCGACGCATATGACGGTGATGTCCGAGGGTCGCGCGGTACTGAACGGCAGCGCGCAGCAGGTGATGGACGAAACGGAGCTTCTGAGGAGCGCCGGCGTCATGCTCCCACGCAGGGCCGAGCTGAGCGGGCGACTCGCCGCCGAGGGGCTCTACAGAGGAGGAACGCCGCTTAACATACCGAGTGCTGCGGAAATGATAAGGGGAATGGCGCAATGAAGGTAATCGAATTCAAAAACGTATCCTACGGCTGCGGAGAGGGGAATCTTCTGACGGACGTATCGTTCGGCATACAAAAGGGCTCCTTTACCGCGCTCGCCGGAGAAAACGGCGCCGGCAAATCGACGCTCTGTCGTTTGGCTGCCGCGCTGCTTCGTCCCGTCAGCGGAGAAGTCATTAGCAACGGCTTAAGCACGTCAAAAGAAAAAACGGCCCGCTTCGCCGCGTTCACAGGCTTTCTCTTCCAGAATCCCGACCGGCAGATATGCCGTTCGACCGTCCGCGAAGAGATGGCCTTCGGCCTCAAATACACAGCTCTCGGCGGCAGGGAAGCGGAGCTCGCGCTCTCGGAGACGATCGAAGAGTTCGGCTTCGCGCCTGAGCGGGAGATATTCAGCATGACCCGCGGCGAGCGCCAGATGCTTGCGCTGGCTTCCGTACTCGTGCGCAAGCCGGAAATACTCGTAGCGGACGAGCCGACGTCCGGACTCGACGCCCGCCAGTACGCCGTCGCCGCCGAGAAGCTCAAGGAGGCGCGCAGACGCGGCGCTACCGTTCTCATGGTCACGCACGATATGGAACTCGCCGAGGAGACGGCCGACGAAATGCTCGTCGTAGCTGGCGGCAGAATAACGGCGCACGCGCCAGTAGAGGAGATTTTTTCCGACCGCGCGCTGATGAAAAGATCTTCGCTGCGGCAGACGGAGATACGCGAGATCGCCGCGCTGCTCGGCGGAGACTTCGCGAAAGCCGCCTCGGCCTACGAGATGGCCGAGATAATAAAAAATAAGCGGAAGAGGATGGTGGCGTAGATGGATG
This DNA window, taken from Synergistes jonesii, encodes the following:
- a CDS encoding efflux RND transporter periplasmic adaptor subunit gives rise to the protein MGNGKTKKNRALKLTAALFVIAAAAGGYYYISSGKTEIQYKTSPVTRGDILSTIQATGTLNPVETVDVGTQISGTIKELYFDYNSRVKQGQLIALMDSDTQAAEVAQYEAALASARADVANVKAELDVAAKNLVRTQELARRDLIAKSDVDADTSAWLKAKASLTAAEAKVSQSAAALRKSRINLNYTKIYSPVDGVVVAKNVEEGQTVAASYQTPSIAEIARDLTQMQVEVNVDEADIGGVREGQEATFNVDTYPNEKFAGKVTQVRLSPETNDNVVTYTVVVKLSNPDGKLLPGMTANVSLILESRKGVLTVPNSAFRFKPSDNKEASDRGMPGPGDHKQTVAEVTQPAVYRLEKKKPVKVEVEKGITDGQNTEILSGVGEGENVITGIIVPKEGK
- a CDS encoding energy-coupling factor ABC transporter ATP-binding protein, producing the protein MIRIENLSFIYEGSEKKALSSLSLHIPKGSFAGVTGASCSGKSTLLRAVAGIVPHFMRGRFFGAVKVNGVDTLDTSPQKLAATVGFLGEDIESQMICETVEEEILFGLENFAVPHGEIEGRIERVMEMFSLAPLRKRKISSLSGGQRQKTALAAVIALSPQLLILDNPSAELDPVATESLYEALSALNSRGVTIVTAEQKPGILCRFATHMTVMSEGRAVLNGSAQQVMDETELLRSAGVMLPRRAELSGRLAAEGLYRGGTPLNIPSAAEMIRGMAQ
- a CDS encoding response regulator transcription factor: MNILIIEDERAIAEVEKAYIERDGHSAEIAGDGVTGLAMFNSGNFDLVLLDLMLPGMAGADVCTEIRRKSNAPIIMVTAKSGEDDIVAGLDAGADDYIVKPFSPRILMARIRANLRRGGEEGASTGLIKVGSSLVIDPQNFTVKKNGEEISLTRNEFMILSKMASRPEKTWSRDDLITYALGYEYEGFERSIDSYIKNIRKKLCDAEHDNGYIRTVHGFGYKISDVSK
- a CDS encoding TolC family protein, which gives rise to MKIKIFKWPAAFAIAALFAGAAWAETLMLSECLAEAMSKNPDLTAYGEKIAAQRAAIGKAASTGRLQLSAGTSYTRRGTGLTNENNDGSYSTNVSAEQSISDWGRREARVAGAKLSTEAAEADLLAQRDTVVRNVCLAYYGLNRATRENQVAQTRCDNFEKRLKWARSYYEVGTKAKIEVTKAEADLASSKLAVVQTQASMAKFRAELANAMGEPMREIGAVEDLLDYQEWDMSLEEAAKRAQQGRPELAAKQKRVEYAKTNLTVQMKGLSPSLSASAGYGLGASSPFEDGEWSTKISLSVPITDGGLTKSNIEQAEAELRTAQAELRSLSNSVALEVREAWEALREAKESLASSTEAERSAKATLDLAEGRYAAGVGDNLEISDAVDSYASASAKRVLALYDCKAARLDLEKAIGGLNYGER
- a CDS encoding energy-coupling factor ABC transporter ATP-binding protein: MKVIEFKNVSYGCGEGNLLTDVSFGIQKGSFTALAGENGAGKSTLCRLAAALLRPVSGEVISNGLSTSKEKTARFAAFTGFLFQNPDRQICRSTVREEMAFGLKYTALGGREAELALSETIEEFGFAPEREIFSMTRGERQMLALASVLVRKPEILVADEPTSGLDARQYAVAAEKLKEARRRGATVLMVTHDMELAEETADEMLVVAGGRITAHAPVEEIFSDRALMKRSSLRQTEIREIAALLGGDFAKAASAYEMAEIIKNKRKRMVA
- a CDS encoding sensor histidine kinase; amino-acid sequence: MSVKRSLRTQLIFQYMVIVIVCMLIIPTAISELLDMQFRNFASERLRENESEIAELFAALYVQSGSWDICALLPMDADFLRWPMVTVQLTDEDGGEVRTYSRMSKREKRRGKSKENEPEILKEELIVSNRDILIDGRRVGGLRFLCVPFNFSPEGAFLRKFNRIMYYAVAFMLVTAGAIAFFMAFRISRPVLNAAKRAQQISRGNYQIEDKMESDITELSILIDSVDRLGSTLEAQEKLRRRLLSDVAHELRNPVTIIKSHLEAIEDGVWQPTPERIRLTVSEVDRLSQLIKEVERLTSIESAGHALALEKVDVSQIIEKAALVFDPLYKNKGVTLKREVEVDVAAVVDAGKIRQAIENLLSNALRYTDAGGEVSVTMKKEGGDFTVEVQDSGIGISDKDLPYIFERFYRTDVSRARASGGLGIGLAIVKAIIDAHGGTISVKSKAGEGSRFTLKVPRKDIE
- a CDS encoding tryptophan transporter, translating into MNGKEIKAANERTVAAEKKAAGAGLSVSQIMLVALLLASGAVMKFFIGSIFSAGMKPNFIIAMYCLAILLVKPKLKDALIIGLLAGAVCQFFPGTPYLNFPSEAAGAAVMALFVMAGRRAGGALMPALSTFVSTVVSGGVFMILLYALFFSGGSRVPAPLALFLGIIFGTAAVNALIVQLLYLPVAAAMRIRADVKKEH